CACGGTCCGCGAGGACGGCGGTACGACGACCAAGGTCAGCCTCAGCCTGGTGCGCGCCCCGCGCGTCCCGGACCCGGAGGCCGACCAGGGCAAGCACCGCTTCACCTACTCCCTGCTGCCCGGCGCGAGCATCGAGGACGCGGTCGCCGAGGGATACGCCCTCAACCTGCCCCTGCGCGTGGCCGATTCGGCGGGCGAGCCGGAGCCGGTCGTCTCCGTGGACGGCGAGGGCATCACCGTCGAGGCGGTCAAGCTCGCCGACGACACCTCGGGCGATGTGGTGGTACGGCTCTACGAGTCCCGCGGCGGCCGCGCCCAGGGTGTCCTGCGCGCCGGCTTCCCGCTCGCCGGCGCCAGGGTGACCGACCTGCTGGAGCGACCCCTGACCGAGGACGAGGCCGCCGTCGACGGCTCGGTCCCCGTGACGCTGCGCCCCTTCCAGATCCTCACCCTGCGACTGAAGCGTGCCGAGGTGAACTGACCCGTGCCCATGCAACCCTGGTTCACCGACGCCAAGTTGGGGATCTTCGTCCACTGGGGCATCTACGCCGTCGACGGCGTCCAGGAGTCCTGGTCGTTCTACGACGACATCGTCCCGCACGACCGGTACATGTCCCAACTGGAGCGCTTCACCGGCGCCAAGTACGACCCTCGCGCGTGGGCCGACCTGTTCGCCCGCGCCGGCGCCCGGTACGCCGTCCTGACGACCCGTCACCACGACGGAGTCGCCCTGTGGGACACGCAGTTCGGCGACCTCAACCTCGGCAAGGACTACATCGGCCCCTACGCCGAGGCCCTGCGTGAGAAGGACCTCAAGGTCGGGTTCTACTACTCGCACTCCGACTGGAATCACCCCGACTACGCCACCACCCGCAAGCCGGGCCGCCCACCGGAGCAGGAGGACAACCGCTACTCCGAATGCGCGGCCGACGACGAGGACCTGGCGGCCTGGGAGCGGTTCATCGCCTACCGGGACGGCCAGATCCGCGAGCTGGCCTCGCGCTACCGGCCCGACCTGATGTGGTTCGACGGCGAGTGGGACCGCAGCGAGGAGCAGTGGCGTATCCCCGAACTCGCCGCGCTCATACGCTCGTACAACCCCGATGTCGTCTTCAACGCCCGCATGCTCGGCGAGGGCGACTACGCCACCCCCGAGCAGGGCGCCCCCATCGAACCACCCAGTGGCCCCTGGGAGTTGTGCCTCACGATCAACGACTCGTGGGGCTACCAGCACCAGGACCACAACCACAAATCGCTCACCCAGCTCGTCCGCTACTTCACCGAGACCATCGGCGGGGGCGGCAACCTGCTGCTCGACGTCGGCCCGATGGAGGACGGCACCATCCCGCAGCCGCAGGTGGAGCGCCTCGAAGGGCTGGGGGAGTGGATCGCGAAACACGCGGAGGCGGTGTACGGGACGGTGCGCGGGCTGCCTGCCGGGCACCACTACGGGCCCAGCACCCTCTCCGCCGACGGCCGGACGCTCTACCTCACCCTGTTCGACATCCCCCGCGCCGAGATCGGCGTGCGCGGCCTGGCCACCCCGGTCCGCAGGGTCACCGTCCTCGGCACCGGCACGGAACTCGCCCACCGTGTCGTCGGCGGACTGCACGAGGCCGTCGGCGTCCTGTGGATCGACCCGCCCGCCGAGACCGACCTCGACCCGCACGCCACGGTGCTCGCGGTCGAACTGGACGGGGATCTGGAGCTGTACCGAGGCGCGGGGCGGTTCTGACGACGCCACGGGCCGACTGCCCCCACGCCTGGCCGACTCGGCGCAGGCGTGGGGGTACCCGGTCAGCCGGCTCAGCCGGTGAAGCCGGCCGTGATCGAGGTGAACTGCCAGTTGCTCTGGCTGATGCCGGAGCAGTTGCTGACCACACCGCCGCCCGGGCACGGCCGGTCACGGTTGACCGACCAGAACGCGAGCCGCGCGAGGTGGTGGGAGTTCGCCCAGTCCCGGATCGAGGTCCAGGTGGCGGTGGAGGTGAGCTCCTGCTGGTCGGAGAGCCCGTTCATACCGGAGATGCCGATGTGGGCGTAGGCGGTCGCGTCGTCCCACCCGAAGGTGGACTTCAGCTTGGCCTTGAGCCCCTCCGTCGCGTTCACGGTGCTGCCGTACATGTCGGCGCCGCCGCCGAAGTCGAACGGCATGATCGTGAACACGTCGATGCCGGCGTTCAGCGCCTTGGCCTGCTCGATGAGCCGGTTGCCCCAGTACGTGGGACCGGTCGTCGACGTCCCGAAGGTCAGGACGGTCCGCAGCCCCGGGTTGTTCGCCTTGACGATCTTCAGGGCGTTCAGGATCCGGTCCTGCACGGTCGCGTTCTCGAATTCGTCGGTGTTCTCGATGTCGACGTCGATCGCCTTGAGCCCGTAGGCGTCGATCACCTTCTGGTAGGCGCCCGCCAGCGCTTCGGCGGTGGAGCAGTTCGGCCCGAGCTTGTTGCCGCTCCAGCCGCCGATCGACGGCACGATGTCGCCGCCCGCGGAACGGATGGAGTTGATGACGCTCTGGTCGTTACCGCCGGTCAGCGGCCTGCTGCCGTCCCAGGCCGGGTTGCAGCCGCCGGAGGACAGGATGAACGCCATCGTGTACCACTTGATCCCGGTCGAGCTCATCACCGAGGTGGCGCTCGGCGGATCGCCCCAGCCGAGGTAGAGGTAGGGCGCGGCCTGCTTGAACCCGGTACCGCCCCCGCCCGCGTCCGTCGTGACGCTCACGGCGTTGGAGGCCGCCGAGGAGTTCCCGGCCGCGTCCCGCGCCCGCACGGTGAACGTGTAGGCGGTGCTGCCGGAGAGCCCGCTGACGGTGGCACTCGTCCCGGAGACGCTGAGCACCTGGTTCGAACCGCTGTAGATGTCGTACGCCGTGACACCGACGTTGTCCGTCGACGCGTTCCACGCCAGCGACACGCTCGACGACGTCTTCCCGGTGGACCGCAGACTCGCCGGCGCGGTCGGCGCCTGCGTGTCCGAACCACCGCCCGGGCCGTCGAGGTTGATGTCATCGGCGTAGTAGGTGCCCTGCGCGTACCACCCGTGGGTGTAGACGGTGGCGCTCGTCTGCGAGGCACCGGTGGTGAAGGACACACTGAGCTGGCTGTACGCCGACGGCGACGAGGTCCATGTGGAGGAACCGCCGTCCACACCGAGGTAGACGTAACTGCCGCGCACCCAGCCGCTCAACGTGTACGCGGTGTTCGGCCGCACGGCGACGGTCTGGCTGCACTTGGCGATGTCGCTCGAACTCACCGCACCCGCAAGCGCCTTGGAGCCGGCGCGCACGGGGGAGGAGACGACCGACCCGAGGTTCCCGGTACAGGACCAGGGGCTCAGGGCCCCCGACTCGAATCCGGGATTGGTCAGAACATTGGCCGCTTGGGCCGTACCGGGAAGAGCGACCGCCCCGGCCAACGCGAGAGCCGCGGTACCCAGGAGAGCGAAGAGACGTCTGGAACGCCGTAGAAGAGGAGTGCGCACGTGATCTCCCTGAAGAAATGGGGGTGTTCGGGAGTACAGCGAAGTGCGCAACACAAGTTGGTATGGACCAATCCGCCTGTCAAGAGTGAGCGACGGAATTGGTCCATACCGGTGGGTGAAGATGCCTTTAAGGGGCGCGGGGAACTGCGCGATCAGCCATGGACGACCCGCACCCGGTACACAACCTAAAGCGGCAGGACCTGACCCGCAGCCGAGACGGAGTCGACGGCAACCGGCTCAGCCGCCGCAGGCCGCGGCAACGGCTCGGACACTTCCGCCCGCTGATGCGGAATGGCCACAGGCCGAAGCTGCCGCGGCCCCGACACCACCGTGTAGTCCTGGCCCAGGAACGGCGGAGTCATCTCCCCCGGGTCCTCGCCCAGCGCCAACTGCACAGCGGCCCAAGGCGCGTTGACCCCGCACAGCGACAGCTGGTGCAGCCCGCCGGCAGGCCGGGTGTTGACGTCCATCAGCACCGGCGTGTCACCGAACATCCGGAACTGGATGTTGGACAGGTAGTGCAGCCCGAAGCCCTCCGCGATCATCCGCGCCGGCTCCAGCCACTGCTCGTGCAGCGTGAACCCACGGCGGCGCCCGTTCTTGGTGCGGCCGACCGCCAGCCGGATCCGGTTGTCCGTTCCCGTGAGGCAGTCGACCGAGACCTCCGGCTGCTCCAGACGCGGCATGACCAGCCAGTCCACCGGCTCGTCGGCCTGCGTCAGCGCCTCCACGACCGTGTCCAGCGGCACGTACGGGCTGGGGAAGCCGTTGAGGTGATCGAGCGAGAAGGGGGTGCGCGTGATCACGCGGAAGCCCACCCCGCCCGCACCGGACGCCGGCTTGAAGCACGCCTTGTACCCGTCCGCCTCCAACTTCTCGACAGCGACGACGAGTTCCTCGGCGGTCCGCACCCGGTACCACGGCGGCACGGGCACCCCGATGGCCTGGACGGCCTCGTACGCGATCACCTTGTCGTGGAAGACGGCCACGGCCTCCGGCGGCGGCGCGAGCAGAGCCGTACCGACCGCAGCGAAGTCCGCGCGGTGCGCCACGATCGCCGACTGGTGCAGCCGGGGCACGAAGACGTCGATGCCGCGGCGGGTGCACTGGTCGAGCGCGTACTCGACGTACGCGGCCGGGGACAGGCCCTCCGGCTCCAGCTCGGCGGTGTCGGCGGCGGCCAGTACGGGGGAGTCCGCGTCGCCGTGCGTCGCATGGATCTTGACGGCGCGATCACAGGGATTTCGGCGCAGCTGATCCATGAAAAACACGTTCTCCGCGTACGTGCGGTTGAGCCAGACGCGTACGCGAGAGATCATGCAGGCCGCCTTTCGGGGTTTTCGGGCACGGCGAAGCAGGCCGAACCCGGCCAGGGTGTGAGGAGGGTCACCAAACCGCCCTGCGCGAAGGGAAGTTCATGGCGGTGGTGTTGGGGCGATC
Above is a window of Streptomyces sp. NBC_00490 DNA encoding:
- a CDS encoding alpha-L-fucosidase is translated as MPMQPWFTDAKLGIFVHWGIYAVDGVQESWSFYDDIVPHDRYMSQLERFTGAKYDPRAWADLFARAGARYAVLTTRHHDGVALWDTQFGDLNLGKDYIGPYAEALREKDLKVGFYYSHSDWNHPDYATTRKPGRPPEQEDNRYSECAADDEDLAAWERFIAYRDGQIRELASRYRPDLMWFDGEWDRSEEQWRIPELAALIRSYNPDVVFNARMLGEGDYATPEQGAPIEPPSGPWELCLTINDSWGYQHQDHNHKSLTQLVRYFTETIGGGGNLLLDVGPMEDGTIPQPQVERLEGLGEWIAKHAEAVYGTVRGLPAGHHYGPSTLSADGRTLYLTLFDIPRAEIGVRGLATPVRRVTVLGTGTELAHRVVGGLHEAVGVLWIDPPAETDLDPHATVLAVELDGDLELYRGAGRF
- a CDS encoding carbohydrate binding domain-containing protein, which produces MRTPLLRRSRRLFALLGTAALALAGAVALPGTAQAANVLTNPGFESGALSPWSCTGNLGSVVSSPVRAGSKALAGAVSSSDIAKCSQTVAVRPNTAYTLSGWVRGSYVYLGVDGGSSTWTSSPSAYSQLSVSFTTGASQTSATVYTHGWYAQGTYYADDINLDGPGGGSDTQAPTAPASLRSTGKTSSSVSLAWNASTDNVGVTAYDIYSGSNQVLSVSGTSATVSGLSGSTAYTFTVRARDAAGNSSAASNAVSVTTDAGGGGTGFKQAAPYLYLGWGDPPSATSVMSSTGIKWYTMAFILSSGGCNPAWDGSRPLTGGNDQSVINSIRSAGGDIVPSIGGWSGNKLGPNCSTAEALAGAYQKVIDAYGLKAIDVDIENTDEFENATVQDRILNALKIVKANNPGLRTVLTFGTSTTGPTYWGNRLIEQAKALNAGIDVFTIMPFDFGGGADMYGSTVNATEGLKAKLKSTFGWDDATAYAHIGISGMNGLSDQQELTSTATWTSIRDWANSHHLARLAFWSVNRDRPCPGGGVVSNCSGISQSNWQFTSITAGFTG
- a CDS encoding ATP-grasp domain-containing protein: MISRVRVWLNRTYAENVFFMDQLRRNPCDRAVKIHATHGDADSPVLAAADTAELEPEGLSPAAYVEYALDQCTRRGIDVFVPRLHQSAIVAHRADFAAVGTALLAPPPEAVAVFHDKVIAYEAVQAIGVPVPPWYRVRTAEELVVAVEKLEADGYKACFKPASGAGGVGFRVITRTPFSLDHLNGFPSPYVPLDTVVEALTQADEPVDWLVMPRLEQPEVSVDCLTGTDNRIRLAVGRTKNGRRRGFTLHEQWLEPARMIAEGFGLHYLSNIQFRMFGDTPVLMDVNTRPAGGLHQLSLCGVNAPWAAVQLALGEDPGEMTPPFLGQDYTVVSGPRQLRPVAIPHQRAEVSEPLPRPAAAEPVAVDSVSAAGQVLPL